Proteins from a single region of Leuconostoc gasicomitatum LMG 18811:
- a CDS encoding NUDIX domain-containing protein, with amino-acid sequence MTHNLLEKPLITITNVIWSFDAQTHDIKLLLIKRSDSPFKDFWALPETWLRINESAHDATLRLVKEKLGLDLPDVHAEQLATFTDPSRSPEERALSLSYMTFLPQQPLLNPGPGATDAQWFTLQKQKSGLFRFKNLDFVFTTLADDDYINHKNQMADKHLAFDHNWILTVATKRIMNKLNYQPTILLILGPSFTLKMARHVFGVFGKTEPDNSNFLRNHQDLLQPLGASIQNKPGRPAKQYRLLIN; translated from the coding sequence ATGACACACAATTTATTAGAAAAACCTCTCATCACAATTACCAATGTCATTTGGAGTTTTGATGCTCAAACACATGATATTAAACTTTTGTTAATTAAACGTTCTGACAGCCCTTTTAAAGATTTTTGGGCTTTGCCTGAAACTTGGCTACGCATCAATGAAAGTGCTCATGACGCGACTTTGCGACTAGTTAAAGAAAAACTCGGTCTAGACTTACCAGATGTTCATGCCGAACAGTTAGCAACTTTTACAGATCCATCACGTTCACCAGAAGAACGTGCGCTATCTTTAAGTTATATGACCTTTTTGCCACAGCAACCGTTGCTGAACCCCGGTCCTGGTGCAACAGACGCACAATGGTTCACACTTCAAAAACAAAAATCAGGTCTTTTTCGTTTCAAAAACCTTGATTTTGTTTTTACGACGTTAGCCGATGACGATTACATTAATCACAAAAATCAAATGGCTGACAAACATTTAGCTTTTGATCACAATTGGATTTTAACTGTTGCCACCAAAAGAATTATGAACAAATTGAATTATCAACCGACTATTCTCTTAATTCTCGGACCATCTTTCACTTTAAAAATGGCCCGTCATGTATTTGGCGTTTTTGGAAAAACTGAACCTGACAACTCAAATTTCTTACGAAACCACCAAGACCTGTTACAACCTCTTGGTGCAAGCATTCAGAATAAACCTGGACGTCCTGCAAAACAATATCGGTTGCTTATTAATTAG
- a CDS encoding folate family ECF transporter S component: protein MAVQNTTPVKGTWSLPKLDVSQFVVLALLVGLDIVLGKLTVGTNVLKISFVFVAMSLIAKWYGPVWTMMIATILDVVGATIINPSGTFFLGFTLSAITAGLIYALFYYNQVHVSWLRILGAVGLVTFVVNAGMNTLWLFIMYSQVHTWDSFVTLLIPRLIKSIMMYPIQVIVTYAFLNNAAVKQATKKIFNK from the coding sequence ATGGCAGTTCAAAACACAACGCCTGTTAAAGGCACTTGGTCACTACCCAAATTAGACGTGAGTCAATTTGTGGTACTGGCTTTACTGGTAGGACTTGATATAGTCTTAGGCAAATTAACTGTTGGTACAAACGTTCTCAAAATTAGTTTTGTGTTTGTGGCAATGTCGTTAATTGCTAAATGGTATGGTCCAGTATGGACCATGATGATTGCAACTATCTTAGATGTTGTTGGTGCAACAATTATTAATCCAAGCGGTACATTTTTTCTGGGATTTACATTATCAGCGATTACTGCTGGGCTAATATATGCCTTGTTTTATTACAATCAAGTGCATGTCAGTTGGCTTAGAATTTTAGGGGCAGTTGGCTTAGTAACGTTTGTTGTTAATGCTGGTATGAATACATTATGGTTGTTCATCATGTACTCTCAAGTGCATACATGGGATTCGTTTGTCACGTTACTCATACCACGCTTGATTAAGTCGATTATGATGTATCCGATACAAGTTATTGTGACATATGCTTTTTTGAATAATGCTGCGGTCAAGCAGGCAACGAAAAAAATTTTTAATAAGTAA
- the citD gene encoding citrate lyase acyl carrier protein, which translates to MEIKKTAIAGTLESSDVQIMLTPGTDGIVFDLVSDVAKQFDEAIKETINQVLSEYDVQNAIVKVVDKGALDMVIKARTVAVVQRALDIIDEPKWEVL; encoded by the coding sequence ATGGAAATTAAGAAAACCGCAATAGCGGGAACATTGGAGTCATCTGATGTTCAAATTATGTTAACTCCGGGAACGGATGGCATTGTATTTGACCTCGTATCAGATGTTGCTAAACAATTTGATGAGGCAATTAAGGAAACGATTAATCAAGTTCTGTCAGAGTATGACGTTCAAAACGCCATTGTAAAAGTGGTAGATAAAGGCGCCTTGGATATGGTTATTAAAGCGCGAACTGTTGCAGTAGTACAACGAGCTCTCGATATTATAGATGAACCTAAGTGGGAGGTGCTGTAA
- a CDS encoding sugar-binding transcriptional regulator yields MTDRALLSQISQDYYLNKLPFGDISKKYNISRYLINKYLNEAVKNGIVKIEITENSHRNSQLEHILQDKFSNVNFYVVQDDINNITTSTHLSNFAAEFVGELLQTNNKVVGLTWGETIYSMIDSLKSTPLERVKFTQFLGENMKYNSTAGSIRMVERAAKKVSGEFLTLPAPLYILNDIVRGGLYSEPSLQNTLALASHMDFLITGVGTIRSLDSIPIWHNNLNGIFPSINVKSVVGMIFGRPYDINGRFLNQGDDKIVGLPVSQILQVPKRICLVRGKSKYQAVIGALRGQLITDIILSEAMAYRILNEHTLK; encoded by the coding sequence ATGACCGATCGTGCATTACTTTCTCAAATTTCTCAAGATTATTACCTCAACAAATTACCGTTCGGGGATATCTCAAAAAAATATAATATTAGTCGTTATTTAATCAATAAATATCTCAATGAAGCTGTTAAAAATGGTATTGTCAAGATTGAAATTACCGAAAACTCTCACCGTAATTCACAGCTAGAACATATATTACAAGATAAGTTTTCTAATGTTAATTTTTATGTGGTGCAAGACGACATTAACAACATCACCACATCAACTCATTTATCCAATTTTGCTGCTGAATTCGTTGGTGAATTATTGCAAACTAATAATAAAGTTGTTGGTCTCACATGGGGCGAAACAATATATAGTATGATAGACAGCTTGAAAAGTACGCCACTAGAACGTGTTAAATTTACACAATTTTTAGGTGAAAATATGAAATATAATTCTACCGCTGGATCAATACGGATGGTAGAACGCGCTGCAAAAAAAGTTTCTGGTGAATTTTTAACGTTACCGGCTCCACTTTACATTCTTAATGATATTGTGCGTGGTGGCTTATACTCTGAACCATCTCTACAAAATACCTTAGCGCTGGCAAGTCATATGGATTTTCTTATTACAGGCGTAGGAACAATTCGATCGCTAGACTCGATTCCAATTTGGCACAATAATTTAAATGGTATTTTCCCTTCAATAAACGTTAAAAGCGTGGTAGGCATGATCTTTGGCCGGCCATATGATATTAATGGCCGCTTTTTAAATCAAGGTGATGATAAAATTGTTGGACTGCCCGTTTCACAAATATTACAAGTTCCAAAACGAATTTGTTTAGTTCGTGGTAAATCAAAATACCAAGCTGTCATTGGTGCACTCCGTGGCCAATTAATTACTGACATCATTCTCAGTGAAGCAATGGCTTATAGAATTTTGAATGAACATACATTAAAATAA
- a CDS encoding LysR family transcriptional regulator, with the protein MLKLIKTFIAVYETRSFSKAADQLFISQPTVSVHIKQLEEQLNVKLFDRNGRMFLSPTLNARRFYQHATQLLDDWQEATASLDLTTENTRTSISIGASQTTATVLLPKIIAQLSKSTLNSMNLKVEMHNSEEILAGVLNKQFDLGFIEKPITNDFIVRHTLAKDQLVLAGNLASDMWLVREKGSGVYHYMQQYFKQQNIVPEHFLTITNNDIIVKMLSENIGKSIVSSQTLPKNMSFIKLPDSFNRDFYLINHQHNNRPEIQDFIVMVEKIAKTLL; encoded by the coding sequence ATGCTTAAACTAATAAAAACATTTATTGCTGTCTATGAAACAAGATCTTTTTCAAAAGCAGCAGATCAACTTTTTATCTCGCAACCAACAGTTAGCGTGCATATTAAGCAACTAGAAGAACAATTAAATGTTAAATTATTTGACCGTAATGGGCGTATGTTTTTATCACCAACATTAAATGCGCGTCGGTTTTATCAACATGCGACGCAATTACTCGATGACTGGCAAGAGGCAACAGCGAGTTTAGATTTGACAACAGAAAATACGCGTACAAGCATTAGTATTGGTGCTTCACAAACGACGGCAACTGTTTTGTTGCCAAAAATCATAGCACAATTATCAAAATCAACGCTTAATAGTATGAATTTAAAAGTCGAAATGCATAATTCTGAAGAAATTTTGGCTGGGGTATTGAATAAGCAATTCGATTTAGGTTTCATTGAAAAGCCTATCACGAATGATTTTATTGTACGCCACACGTTGGCTAAAGATCAGTTGGTATTAGCAGGAAATCTTGCCTCCGATATGTGGCTGGTGAGAGAAAAAGGATCAGGTGTTTATCATTATATGCAACAATATTTCAAACAACAAAATATTGTACCAGAACATTTTTTAACTATTACGAATAATGATATTATTGTCAAAATGCTGTCAGAAAATATTGGTAAATCGATCGTTAGTAGTCAGACACTGCCAAAAAATATGTCCTTTATAAAATTGCCAGATAGTTTTAATCGTGATTTTTATTTAATTAATCATCAACATAACAATCGTCCTGAGATTCAGGATTTTATTGTGATGGTAGAAAAAATCGCTAAAACCTTATTGTGA
- a CDS encoding NAD(P)-dependent malic enzyme produces the protein MVDMKEVLSIHEAHTGVLDIESQFDIKTPSALSEAYTPGVAGLAKLIANDESKKNIYTMSGKLIPVITDGSAVLGLGNIGPAAGLPIVEGKALIYKNFANVNALPMALNQVSVDEFVNAIKAMAPSFAGIHLEDIGAPRVFEIERRLSEELDIPVYHDDQTGTAIVVLAGLINAAKVVGKNLQQLKVLVNGIGAAGVATTKILLAVGLKNITLVDIDGVVRSDNQKYNSYQRELTTQVNQSVGATLDEVIVNQDVFVGLSDANVLTDSQVRRMAKKPIIFALANPVPEISPEEAINAGAAVVATGSSQWPNQVNNVLVFPGLFKGLLSSGLKHVDMPLQIRVAHALADMIENPDATHVVPGVFGKGNVHAVEQSILDYAKQLSGN, from the coding sequence TTGGTAGATATGAAAGAAGTGCTGTCAATTCATGAGGCACATACTGGGGTTTTGGATATAGAGTCGCAATTTGACATTAAAACACCATCAGCACTGAGTGAGGCATACACGCCAGGAGTTGCAGGGTTAGCAAAATTAATTGCTAACGATGAATCGAAAAAAAACATTTATACCATGAGTGGCAAATTAATTCCAGTGATCACCGATGGTTCAGCTGTATTAGGATTAGGCAATATTGGTCCTGCGGCTGGTTTACCAATTGTTGAAGGGAAGGCGCTTATTTATAAAAACTTTGCTAATGTGAATGCTTTGCCAATGGCGTTAAATCAAGTAAGTGTTGATGAATTTGTCAATGCAATAAAAGCAATGGCCCCCTCATTTGCTGGTATTCATTTAGAAGATATTGGTGCGCCACGCGTATTTGAAATTGAACGACGCTTGAGTGAGGAACTCGATATTCCTGTCTATCATGATGATCAGACAGGTACGGCAATTGTCGTTCTTGCAGGCCTTATTAATGCTGCAAAAGTTGTTGGAAAAAATTTACAACAATTAAAAGTATTAGTTAATGGTATTGGTGCGGCAGGTGTCGCAACAACTAAAATTTTATTGGCAGTTGGTTTAAAAAACATCACATTAGTTGATATTGATGGTGTTGTGCGATCAGATAATCAGAAATATAACAGTTATCAACGTGAATTGACGACTCAAGTAAATCAAAGCGTTGGGGCAACTCTCGATGAAGTTATTGTAAATCAAGATGTTTTTGTTGGTTTGTCAGATGCAAATGTGCTAACTGATAGTCAAGTGAGACGTATGGCCAAGAAGCCAATTATCTTTGCATTAGCTAATCCTGTGCCGGAAATATCACCAGAAGAAGCGATAAATGCCGGCGCAGCGGTTGTGGCAACGGGATCATCGCAATGGCCTAACCAAGTGAATAACGTTTTGGTATTTCCTGGATTATTTAAAGGGTTACTATCAAGTGGTCTGAAGCATGTTGATATGCCATTACAGATACGTGTGGCACATGCACTGGCTGATATGATTGAAAATCCTGATGCCACACACGTTGTTCCTGGTGTTTTTGGTAAAGGCAATGTGCATGCAGTGGAACAATCAATTTTAGATTATGCAAAACAATTAAGTGGAAATTAA
- the citE gene encoding citrate (pro-3S)-lyase subunit beta codes for MAIEEKLRRTMMFVPGNNPAMVKDAGIFGADSIMFDLEDAVSLSEKDAARYLVYEALKTVDYGRSELVVRINGLDTPFYRNDIKAMVKAGIDVIRLPKVETADMIRDLEGLVAEAEIEFGREIGTTHLMAAIESARGVVNANEIARSSERMIGIALSAEDYTTDMKTHRYPDGQELLYARNVILHAARAAGIAAFDTVFTDLNDEAGFKRETELIHQLGFDGKSLINPRQIDMVNQVYQPLKKEIIVAQNVIAAIENAKQKGSGVISMNGQMVDRPVVLRAERVMRLAKANNLVDEEGNYIEK; via the coding sequence ATGGCTATAGAAGAAAAATTACGTCGTACCATGATGTTTGTGCCAGGAAATAATCCAGCAATGGTTAAAGACGCAGGTATTTTTGGGGCTGATTCTATTATGTTTGATCTTGAAGATGCTGTATCGCTTTCAGAAAAAGATGCTGCGCGATACTTGGTATATGAGGCGTTGAAAACAGTTGATTATGGTCGCTCCGAACTAGTTGTGCGCATTAATGGGCTGGATACACCCTTCTATCGTAATGATATTAAGGCGATGGTTAAGGCGGGAATTGATGTGATTCGTTTGCCTAAAGTTGAAACGGCAGATATGATACGAGATCTTGAAGGCCTAGTAGCTGAAGCTGAAATAGAATTCGGACGTGAGATTGGGACAACACATTTAATGGCTGCGATTGAGTCTGCACGTGGCGTTGTCAACGCCAATGAAATTGCACGATCTTCCGAACGAATGATTGGTATTGCGTTATCAGCTGAAGATTATACAACAGATATGAAAACACATCGTTATCCTGATGGACAAGAGTTATTGTATGCACGAAATGTTATTTTACATGCAGCTAGAGCTGCTGGTATTGCTGCCTTTGATACTGTATTCACTGATTTGAACGATGAAGCAGGATTTAAACGTGAAACTGAGTTAATCCATCAACTTGGTTTTGATGGTAAGTCATTAATTAATCCGCGACAAATTGACATGGTTAATCAGGTATATCAGCCATTGAAAAAAGAAATTATAGTTGCTCAAAATGTCATCGCTGCTATTGAGAACGCCAAACAAAAAGGCTCGGGTGTTATTTCTATGAATGGACAAATGGTTGACAGACCAGTCGTATTACGTGCTGAACGTGTCATGCGTTTAGCTAAAGCTAATAATTTAGTTGATGAGGAGGGAAACTACATTGAAAAATAA
- the citC gene encoding [citrate (pro-3S)-lyase] ligase, with protein MTSTVQDIYMSNATQKKNWQAFLIKLGITQFDDQELDVIEQTIGIYDGDQLVATGSIAGNIIKYVGTCVIGEMIKGARFNQLMTVLENRMALLGRFHQFVYTKPLYVQSFEHIGFKLLANSNEGALLEKGAPDVQDFLNTIPKAPQGVQKIGSVVVNANPFTIGHRYLIEKAASENNLVYVFVVNQDVSLFHTDERFELVKQGVKDLKNVVVVAGGDYIISYLTFPSYFITNTQQVIDYQTTIDARIFKNIIALSLSIQTRYVGSEPLSYTTSLYNQTLVRELKPEINVIIVPRIAQYNQTEIISARKVRQAIADDDFETWSEIVPETTKKFISQHLAELQMRIRKGQKINGN; from the coding sequence ATGACAAGCACAGTTCAAGACATTTATATGTCAAATGCCACTCAAAAAAAGAATTGGCAAGCATTTCTGATTAAACTTGGTATTACCCAATTTGATGATCAAGAGTTAGATGTGATTGAGCAAACAATAGGTATTTATGATGGCGATCAACTAGTTGCAACGGGATCCATCGCAGGAAACATTATAAAATATGTCGGCACTTGCGTCATTGGCGAAATGATCAAGGGCGCAAGGTTTAATCAATTGATGACAGTTTTAGAAAATCGCATGGCTTTGTTAGGACGATTTCATCAATTTGTATATACAAAACCATTATATGTACAAAGTTTTGAACATATTGGCTTTAAATTGCTAGCTAATTCAAATGAAGGTGCTCTTCTTGAGAAGGGGGCACCGGATGTCCAAGATTTTTTAAATACTATTCCAAAAGCACCACAAGGTGTTCAAAAAATAGGGAGTGTTGTTGTTAATGCGAATCCATTTACGATAGGGCACCGATACTTAATTGAAAAAGCAGCAAGTGAAAATAATTTAGTATATGTATTTGTTGTTAACCAAGATGTTTCTTTATTCCATACAGATGAACGTTTTGAATTAGTCAAGCAGGGGGTCAAAGATTTAAAAAATGTTGTTGTTGTTGCAGGTGGTGACTATATCATTAGTTATTTAACTTTTCCGTCGTATTTTATAACCAATACACAACAAGTTATTGATTACCAAACAACAATAGATGCGCGTATTTTTAAGAACATTATTGCCCTATCATTGTCAATTCAAACGAGATATGTCGGTAGTGAACCGCTATCTTATACAACTTCTTTATATAATCAAACATTAGTACGTGAATTAAAACCAGAGATAAACGTAATAATCGTACCCAGAATAGCACAATATAATCAAACAGAAATAATATCAGCTCGTAAAGTTCGGCAAGCGATTGCGGATGATGATTTTGAAACGTGGTCTGAGATAGTGCCTGAGACCACAAAAAAATTTATTAGCCAACATTTAGCTGAACTGCAAATGCGCATTAGAAAGGGACAAAAGATTAATGGAAATTAA
- a CDS encoding MFS transporter has product MDNSKRFLLIIGTAWMIDALDVALLSFIMPLLKTEWALNATQLGVVAAITSAGMMVGALLCGRLSDVFGRKKVLIGTLILFSLSNLALVFAPNVTWFIIIRFITGIGLGGELPVAATIIADRYTGKKRSQMLVLSDSFWAYGWILASLIAFFVIPHFGWRIAVMLTVIFASYALVLRKHLPPDPSVKNKPTTQPFQELLFPKNKRPFIMISIVWLIVMLTYYGIFLWLPSVLVLRGFPIVNSIGYTLIMSIAQLPGYYLAAHLLSKINPKKLLITYLLGTIASSLVFILSTSLPMVLLSGAFLSFFDLGAWGILIALTPSLFQTNIRGTAMGTAQSIGRFGATIGPFLVGWLLDMKTGIAFIFSLFVALLLIAVIIINFGISEQPSQ; this is encoded by the coding sequence ATGGATAACTCTAAACGTTTCTTATTAATTATTGGTACAGCTTGGATGATTGATGCCCTCGATGTGGCACTATTATCGTTTATTATGCCCTTATTAAAAACAGAGTGGGCACTCAATGCAACCCAATTAGGTGTTGTTGCGGCTATTACTTCTGCTGGTATGATGGTCGGTGCCCTCTTGTGTGGTAGACTTTCCGATGTGTTTGGCCGTAAAAAAGTATTAATAGGGACGCTCATATTATTTTCGCTCAGTAATTTAGCACTTGTTTTTGCCCCAAATGTCACTTGGTTTATAATCATTCGTTTTATCACAGGCATTGGTCTTGGCGGCGAATTACCTGTTGCAGCAACCATTATTGCCGACCGCTATACCGGTAAAAAGCGTTCACAAATGTTAGTGTTGAGTGACAGTTTTTGGGCTTATGGTTGGATTCTAGCATCATTAATCGCGTTTTTTGTCATTCCCCATTTTGGTTGGCGTATCGCTGTCATGCTAACTGTCATTTTTGCTAGCTATGCACTCGTGTTAAGAAAACATTTACCACCAGATCCCTCAGTCAAAAACAAGCCCACAACACAGCCATTTCAAGAACTACTATTCCCTAAAAACAAACGACCATTCATCATGATCAGTATTGTTTGGTTGATTGTCATGCTAACCTATTATGGCATATTTCTTTGGCTTCCCAGCGTGTTAGTTTTACGTGGTTTTCCAATTGTCAACTCAATAGGCTATACCTTGATCATGAGTATCGCGCAATTACCTGGTTACTATTTAGCAGCTCATCTTTTATCAAAGATTAATCCCAAAAAATTATTAATCACCTATCTTCTGGGTACCATTGCCTCAAGTTTAGTTTTCATTCTGTCAACTAGTTTACCAATGGTCTTGCTCTCTGGAGCCTTTCTATCTTTCTTTGATCTTGGTGCATGGGGAATTTTGATTGCTCTTACCCCCAGTTTATTTCAAACAAATATTCGTGGTACAGCTATGGGAACAGCTCAATCTATTGGTAGATTTGGTGCTACCATCGGGCCTTTTCTGGTTGGTTGGTTGTTAGATATGAAAACAGGTATTGCCTTTATCTTTAGCCTGTTTGTTGCACTATTGCTTATTGCTGTCATCATCATTAATTTTGGTATCAGTGAACAGCCCTCACAATAA
- a CDS encoding membrane protein has product MYYIDGQFYQLGLKQKISFFVISLIVNSFGNGLSVASSMGSAPWTASAANLSNASGLPIGIFLAVVAITVAFLNMFLAMNFNWPRLIGNIIFGLSFSFLVSFFANYFVSIGIHSLAWWLRIPIDFFGIWTIGVAISIYQRVNWILHPLDDLTNILRFDYFHGNASTAQMSNFAAAIGLSIFAFIFSHQFVALGIGTVLSFFFQGRNIAWSDKHIFKHLVHGDVRGN; this is encoded by the coding sequence ATGTACTACATCGATGGTCAATTTTATCAACTTGGTTTAAAACAAAAAATTAGTTTTTTCGTTATTTCACTCATTGTTAATTCATTTGGTAATGGTTTAAGTGTGGCATCTAGTATGGGTTCAGCTCCATGGACAGCTAGCGCTGCAAATTTATCCAATGCTAGCGGTTTACCAATTGGCATTTTTTTAGCAGTAGTCGCCATCACAGTAGCCTTTTTAAATATGTTTCTTGCCATGAACTTCAACTGGCCCCGTCTCATTGGCAACATTATTTTTGGTCTGTCCTTTAGCTTCTTGGTGAGTTTTTTCGCTAATTATTTTGTCAGTATTGGTATCCACTCACTTGCTTGGTGGTTACGTATACCGATTGATTTCTTTGGTATCTGGACTATTGGTGTCGCAATTTCTATTTACCAACGTGTCAATTGGATTTTACACCCCTTAGATGATCTCACAAATATTTTACGTTTCGACTATTTTCATGGCAATGCCTCAACAGCACAAATGAGTAACTTTGCTGCTGCAATTGGTCTGTCGATATTTGCTTTTATTTTTAGCCATCAATTTGTCGCATTAGGTATTGGTACAGTCTTGTCCTTTTTCTTTCAAGGCCGAAATATTGCTTGGTCAGATAAACATATTTTCAAGCATCTTGTCCATGGCGATGTGAGAGGTAATTAA
- a CDS encoding (S)-acetoin forming diacetyl reductase encodes MSKVALVTGAGQGIGEAIAHRLVKDGFQVSLIGRHLEKVQRVANDINANGGEAIAIRADVAKRDEVFEAVKATKEAFGDLNVIVNNAGVAPTTPIMAVTEDDMNWTWGINVNGVVWGTQAATEAFKELGHGGKIINATSQAGVEGNENLTVYGSTKFAIRGITQTTAKELAQFGITVNAFAPGIVKTPMMWDIAHEVGQNAGKDDEWGMAQFSDGIALGRLSEPEEIASVVSFLSSDDSNYVTGQTIIVDGGMVFH; translated from the coding sequence ATGAGTAAAGTAGCATTAGTAACAGGCGCAGGTCAGGGAATTGGCGAGGCAATTGCACATCGTTTAGTGAAAGACGGATTCCAAGTGTCCCTAATTGGCCGACATTTGGAAAAAGTGCAAAGAGTAGCAAATGACATTAACGCCAATGGTGGAGAAGCCATTGCGATTCGTGCTGATGTTGCTAAACGTGATGAGGTTTTTGAAGCAGTCAAAGCCACAAAAGAAGCCTTTGGTGATCTGAATGTTATTGTTAACAATGCCGGAGTTGCACCAACGACACCAATAATGGCTGTTACAGAAGATGACATGAATTGGACATGGGGTATTAATGTTAATGGTGTTGTGTGGGGAACTCAGGCCGCAACAGAAGCGTTTAAGGAATTGGGGCATGGCGGTAAAATCATTAATGCTACGTCACAAGCTGGTGTTGAGGGTAATGAAAACTTAACCGTATACGGGTCGACAAAATTTGCTATTCGCGGTATCACACAAACAACAGCCAAGGAATTAGCACAATTTGGAATTACAGTTAATGCGTTTGCACCAGGGATTGTTAAAACGCCTATGATGTGGGATATAGCACACGAAGTCGGTCAAAATGCTGGAAAAGATGATGAATGGGGCATGGCGCAATTCTCAGATGGCATTGCTCTAGGCCGTTTGAGTGAACCTGAAGAAATTGCTAGTGTTGTTAGTTTCTTATCTAGTGATGATTCAAATTATGTGACAGGTCAAACAATTATTGTTGATGGTGGCATGGTTTTCCATTGA
- a CDS encoding DUF805 domain-containing protein, which translates to MTAWGALTDFFKQYKRFIGTSSRSAFNWMTWFWSIIYWIIAILIVCVAGLGAFFGKHGASMTDETPLFGTIMLVAVISVILSIIIIVPNLALYARRLHDMGHSGWWQLIVIIVNTILIGGAVFFGINENILYGIQTVISLGFNLWLSFGQTKFNNKYS; encoded by the coding sequence ATGACAGCTTGGGGCGCATTAACAGATTTTTTTAAACAATATAAGCGATTTATTGGCACAAGCTCAAGAAGTGCATTTAACTGGATGACTTGGTTTTGGAGTATTATCTACTGGATAATTGCCATATTGATAGTTTGTGTTGCTGGTCTAGGTGCTTTTTTTGGTAAGCATGGGGCGTCTATGACTGATGAAACACCATTGTTTGGGACAATAATGTTAGTTGCTGTTATTTCTGTCATATTATCAATCATTATTATTGTCCCTAATTTAGCTTTATATGCTCGACGGTTACATGACATGGGTCATTCAGGTTGGTGGCAGCTTATAGTAATTATTGTTAATACTATACTGATAGGTGGTGCTGTGTTTTTCGGCATAAATGAGAATATACTGTATGGCATTCAAACTGTCATTAGTTTAGGATTCAATCTCTGGTTATCATTTGGTCAAACAAAATTCAATAATAAATACAGTTAA
- a CDS encoding GtrA family protein, translated as MAERYLKSEKIKYLFWGVITTLVYFLVRFLTMALLNQAMLPVLIAQVVTVLFAFVVNKFFVFADNQSRHVVVQLIRFSVGRLFVAGIDFLLTYIMIERYSDLFIRLLRLKTINFQTFPFELSWSWLHGWVYDSISFNAVIAVFVIQVIAIVVNYFISKFMIFD; from the coding sequence ATGGCAGAACGTTATTTAAAATCCGAGAAAATAAAATACCTGTTTTGGGGCGTCATTACGACACTGGTTTATTTTTTGGTGCGATTTTTAACAATGGCGCTATTAAATCAGGCAATGTTGCCTGTATTGATTGCACAAGTTGTGACGGTTTTGTTTGCTTTCGTGGTGAATAAGTTTTTTGTGTTTGCGGATAATCAAAGTCGGCATGTTGTCGTGCAGTTGATAAGATTTAGCGTTGGTAGGTTATTTGTTGCCGGAATTGATTTTTTATTAACATATATTATGATTGAACGCTATAGTGACCTATTTATTCGTTTGTTACGACTGAAGACAATTAATTTTCAAACGTTTCCCTTTGAATTATCTTGGTCGTGGCTACACGGGTGGGTGTATGATAGTATATCATTCAATGCTGTCATTGCAGTTTTTGTAATCCAAGTGATTGCAATTGTGGTTAATTATTTCATTTCTAAATTTATGATTTTTGACTGA